gaatttcattgtATCAGGGTAtgctttctattctttgttctagaattcaaggaTACATGTTATTTCTCATGAATGAAATAGATCCGTGGTTGTTGCTTCtgctgtgtgttttgtatgagatacaaaactaGATTTTCCAACATTTCACCAATAGGTAGGACGAACAGACTTAAGCCCAAGGTTTAAAACACCCTTGTGTCTGGCCTGCATTTGGGGACACTCATACAAAACTGTAGGAGATGTCACCTTCCCCCTTCAACATGACATAAGTATTTTTAACCCTAAAAAAAAGCCtcctttcatttttatttttaaaatctttgtaGTTGAAACTTTAAATGGAGTATTGTTTTTCAAACGGATTGAAACTTtagaaatagaattttatttatagaaaatattttaattattataaagtatTTTTAGTACACatgacaaaagaagaagaaaaaagggggagaaattaatttaaaaaaaagtagaaaataggttaattattttaatatatttataatacatCAAGGGACatgagaaggggaaaaaaaaccattgAGAGGGCATCCATTTATTGCTTCTATAGTGTGTAGGACATGACTTTTATTATATGTAATAAAAGTCATGTCCTACACTATAGATGGTTTAAACATAAGCTTATATAATATGCAATTTTCTTGTGAAAGTTTTAGtgaataacaaattattatataatttcgCAATTTTCATATATTAGAGAGTTTCACAtggaaatattttgtatttagatacattttttttttttttttttgttactttgaGTTAATAGAGCCCTATTGAGTATTGAGGATGTGATTTTAATCgatatgtttctcaaaaaaaaaaaaaaaaacgatataattttttttaaggcttTAATTTGAAGTAAAAATTTATTGGGAAATTAAATAAGGAGTTTGGCAATGACTTTCATGGTGTGGtcataaatgaagaaaaaaaaaaaagagtttaattgTGGCAATCATAGAACAATAATTAGAGAAGAAGGTcaacaaaaacatatttatcatttctcttcttcttgtaCTCAGTAAATAAACGACTATACAATGCTTAAAATAGCAAAAGTCATGCTATAGTTTCGTTCTGTTTTAGTGTTTTATGTGTAACAAAGGCGTGAAATAAGTAATAACCACCTAGAAGCGTGATCAAAGTGATGCCATTGTCTAAATGAGCTACTGGTGCACCTacataatttaagtttttgggatGAACCTATTTTATTAAAGTTGGTTTGATGAAGTATGCATCTAAAATTATTATGTTGACTTCTAAGTAGTGAGTATTGGACCATTGGTGGGTGACATTGACAGTGGACCACAAGTCGTATACCAATTACCAAGCATGCATTATGACTTCATAAAATGAGTAGTGGACAGCATCGACCTTCAGTCAATAActcatttaaattaaattatgcaATTATGATTAATTTTCAGTTGAGCTGGTAATAAGGAGGAGAAATTCCCAAAGTGTttaccacaaaaaaagaaaaagaaaaaagaaatccacaAAGTGTTCATACTTCATCTCCATCTTTTGTGAGAAATGATACGAGAAATGATacatttgtaatattttcacaataaattccaTACACTAAGtcgttactaattctaatttaaagtcacacataaattatttttttgtctatcaATAAAAGTTgacaacaacatttttttttgaaatagtttcAATCTATAGCGTTGACCAAGACAATTAGTTAGTTTTTTTGTGTAGTTTTATCTTTAGACTAAGAAATCAATTGGTTTTATGATGTAACTTGCACCTACATTTGATAATAACctaatacttaaaatttgttacgAAAATATTACtgacataatatttttgttagattatttaaaagaaaaaaaaaagagagttaaaaCACAAGTTAGCTTAAAAGTCTGTTTGAcattagtttttacttttatatttttggtacAGAACTAGCCTTTTCTCCAgattttctcactttttaaattttttctaaaatacaagtatacaaaaagtattcaacaaaaagctaaataactgctccaaacaaacactaagAACCAAGATCTTATTTTGGCTAATTAGTTCCAAAGAGAAAAAGTGGAAGATGATGGTTTGGAAGAAAGACAGGTTGAGCCGTTGAGCACCAAAATCGAACGAGAAATACTGCGAAATGGCATGAAAGCCAAACCTAAAGGTCTTCCTAACTAATGAAGCGTATAAAAAGCGAATAAGTTTTGTGTCCCGTAAAGCAGTACAACAAATACCATAACTTATCCATATAGCGAATTGTGATTGGTAAAAAGGTGATAATAGATCTATATAGAGGCACTCCTCCACTAATTACAATTCACTAAATAAACAACTTGTGACATTTATTGTCACTTTATGTGGCACTAAAAATACTCATAAAAAGCTGAACCTAACCCGGTGGGATAGGTGTCGCTCTCGGTTTTTAAGTTTCCAACCAACCCCTTCACACACAGACACAGTCAGTCTCAACCCCACAGGATTTTTGTTGTTAGatggttttcttctttctttttcctcaaGTCAAAAGACCCTTCCCTAGCTACCCACCTAATCACGCAGTTGTTTTGAGAAACCTTTTAAAACCCAcctatttttttgccttttaaaACAGCCTTTACCATTTTTGATATTGGTATTACCAATTCTATCCTTTTTTTGTAGAATTCTTGAGCCCAAAGTCTGACCTCCAAAGCCCAGTAAGAACATCAGGCTTATGTCACTCAATACCAAGGTGGTTTTATTATATTCTAAAAATACAATATTCCTCTTATTTAGAGAAGTACCCTACATTAGTTGTTATACAAAATGATTAGTTAACAACTCATGcaatacataaaaattttaatataatataattttatcttaaaaaattgATCTTcaccttcttttattttgtaaataaatataaaatttgataattataacaattattaatagatatttattttgagtgtgtttgtatataaagcattaaatatgaattttgatatttattaatAGGTATTTATTATGACTGTGTTTTATATGAAGCTATTAATATGAATAATTATAGTaataattattagatatttattgagagtttaaatatagaatactaatatttaattttaattaaaaaaatattgatatgtAAAATTGTTAGAACATAAATATATTTGTGGAAAATTATTATAAGGttaacaaaaagttaaatatCTTTAGTTTTATATAGACTATAGATAAATTTTGAATAGctaccaaaataatttttttaatttatttatttcaagaAATCATTATTGGTAATGAGAAGAAGCGTGTTGATTAATAAGCAAGctgttcctctctctctctctctctcaaaaaaaaaaaaaaagaaaaaagagaaaagaaaaaagcaagcTGTCCAATCAATTATAATtgtaaaagagaaagaaagggtAAAGATTAAAATTGGCCTaccataataataaaataatagatgtAGGGAAGAAAAATATCCCTTTTAACGTTTTTCATAATCATTAGCATGAGTTGTTTAGGACTGtcatataataaagatgatATTAGTTGTAGACTCATATGTGATGTCAATTCTATCATTATAATTTCTATGAAAAAGTTATCtctaagatatatatatatatatatatatttaaatacttcTACCTTGACAATTTTTGTGTatctttatttgaaaaattattatagatAATCATGAAGTTCAATAAGGTTAGGTGATATACTTTACATAGTCTACACTaataaatataagttttttaatgaaaaatgtgACATATGCatattaattaatatgaaaaaataaattttttctgaCTTATAGTTATCAGTGTGAAATTTTAGTATATCAGTTGTACTTAAGATTACCTAATAATTActcatttaactcaatttacTCCCATTTATTGTGTGTTTTTcataaatagaataaaaaaagaaaagaaaagaaaaaaaagaagcaaatgtCACTGAGCCGACCTGGGCTGTGGAAGAGAATATTCCAGAAGGGATCCGGCCCAGGGGCAAAAgagtaaaatgaaaaagaaaagggcaCTAAAATAGAGCGTCGTGATCTGCCACGTTTGCTTGCGGAAAAAGCCAAATATACCGATACTACATACACATCTCTTTCTCACTTAACTTTCTCACCGCAAACGGCAAACCCACTCTCTAGTCTCTCCCAAATATAAAACCCCCTATTCCCCCAAACCCTCTCTCTCATCtcaattctctctctaaaactctctctccctctcaaaaaCATCGTTAACACACACTCTCTCAGACTATCAACCATGTCTGCTTACCAGGGCAAATACGCTGGTATAAACCCTAAACCTTTTATGtctctctgtttcttttcttttatttcatgttCGGTTAGATCTGGAAATTCTGTTTAGTCCTATTGTCTTTTTGACTTCGtatatgtgtttgtgtgtttttttttttggttttgattgacGATTGCTTTGATCTGGTATTTGTTTGATCATATATTGCTGTAGATTCACTTTTACACTTATTATTAATCGATGAAAATTGTAGTGGCACGGGCCTAAAGGTCTTGATCTTTCCGATTAATGGATCTGACAGTTGATCAATCAGGGAAATCAGGACTAGGCCCTTAGTTGCCGTTAGATCTGCttactttttatataagttccatttatttatttatttttgagatccTGCATATGGTGATAAATCGAATATGAAAAATAGGGTtcaaagtttataaaatttaatatcagatctgattttttgtGCGTGCCTTTTTTAAAGTATGGATTTtgggattattttatttttgaagtctCTGCATAGTTATAGCAATATCTGCCTTCTGATTGATTGCCCAACAATTACTGTACATGAATAGTAATTATTTGCTCTATGGATCCATAACTTCTTGTAGTGTTGTGTACGTGTACGTGtacgtgtttttttttgttttaaattttttgaaaacgtGTACGTGTATGTGTTTAATATATTGAGTTATCATGAATTAGCCAAAACCTTGGTATGTGACGGAACTATAGTTAGACAAGGGGGGGGCAGTGGCCCCCcctaaattttttcaatttttttttggtgtatatatgtgtgtgtgtgtgtgtttgtgtattaattttagcaatttgtttcaataaatttgCACTTTGCCCTctcaacaatattattgatctttttaaaggctataaaaatttttattgatctaaaatttgaaataaatttaacaagCTTAACgacaaaatttaacaataacAAACTTAAGCCCAAACAACACCCCAAAACAAACCCACGCaagacacaaacaaaaaataaataaaataaaataaaataaaaaattcttaagcCAATTCTAACTAGACTAAGTGAACAGCCACACACATTTGACAACACACAagacacccaaaaaaaagttaaaaaaaaaaaaaagcttaactTTCTAAATTGAGAAGTGtcacgtccacaacattttcacaataaatcacatgtggtaagttgttattggttttaatttgaatccacaatttaaattacttttttgttccctcataacaaccaataataatCTATCACTTacgatttgttgtgaaaatgtagtgaaaatattgtggacataataCTTCTCTTCTAAATGAATGCttggagtttcaaaaaaaaaatttgtttatactTTTGCCCCCTCTAACTCTAAGTCCTAGTAGAATTTTCATGTAAATAGTAATTTAATCGTATTGGAACTTTGGCAATAGAGCTTtatgtaaatttaaattaacttaataaatttaatctgTTTAAAGTGTAGTGAGAGCATAAGGGGAGGGTATTTTCAAGTTAAAACCACGCCTTCTAAGACAAATTTCGGTATATAACTTATGATATTATAATCCTTGCATTATTCTAGGCCTCTTTCCTGAAAGTACTGAATTTAGAAGTTTGTGGTATGCACAGCTTTTTTCCTTAGGCCTTGTATTGTTCACCTTTCTTATTATGTTGTTTGCGCTGCTTGTTGTGGACAAGTCTTGTGGCTGTTTCATTttaattcatttgtttttttgattggtaattTACTTGTCTTCTGAATGTTGTCTGCTTTTCAGATGAGCTCTGTGCCAATGCTGCATACATTGGTACCCCTGGAAAGGGTATCCTTGCTGCTGACGAGTCAACTGGCACAATTGGCAAGCGTCTTTCCAGCATCAATGTTGAGAATGTTGAGGAGAACAGGCGTGCTCTCCGTGAGCTTCTCTTCACCACCCCTGGTGCCCTCCAGTACCTTAGTGGAGTAATTCTCTTCGAGGAAACCCTCTACCAGAAGACACATGACGGTATTGTGATCATATTAGTATTAATTATTCTGAATGggtttcaattgttttttaagaattaagatcCTTATGGTAGAAAGAAATGTTTTACTTCAATATCAAGGTTTTAGTACAATATTTTGAAGTTACAGTGTTTGTGCAAGATTTAAAAAAGCTTCCTGTCATGATTTCACTCTTTTTAATCCTTCTTGGGTAACTCTTTCTAGTGACAGCATAAAAATCTCTATTTTTCACCTGGCAGGTAAGCCCTTTGTTAATCTTTTGAAGGAAAATGGTGTTCTTCCTGGCATTAAGGTTGACAAGGGTACAGTTGAGCTTGCTGGAACCAATGGTGAGACCACCACCCAGGGTCTTGATGGCCTAGCACAGCGTTGCCAGAAGTACTATGAAGCTGGTGCTCGTTTTGCCAAATGGCGTGCTGTGCTCAAGATTGGCCCAACTGAGCCATCTCAGCTTGCCATCAATGAAAATGCCAATGGATTGGCTCGATATGCTATCATCTGCCAGGAGAATGGCCTGGTCCCTATTGTTGAGCCTGAGATATTGGTTGATGGACCCCATGATATTTTGAAGTGCGCTGATGTGACTGAACGTGTTCTTGCTGCCGTATACAAAGCTCTTAATGACCACCATGTCTTGCTTGAGGGAACCTTGTTGAAACCCAACATGGTGACCCCTGGATCAGAAGCACCAAAGGTTGCACCAGAGGTGATTGCTGAGCACACTGTCAGGGCTCTTCAGCGAACAATGCCCGCTGCAGTTCCTGCTGTTGTTTTCTTATCTGGTGGTCAGAGTGAGGAGCAGGCAACTGTCAACCTAAATGCCATGAACAAATATAAGGGAAAGAAGCCATGGACCCTTTCATTCTCCTTTGGACGTGCCCTTCAACAGAGCACTCTCAAGGCATGgggaggaaagaaagaaaatgttcCGAAGGCCCAGGCTGCATTCCTTGCTAGGGCCAAGGCCAACTCAGAGGCAACTCTTGGAACCTACAAGGGTGATGCAACCCCTGGTGAGGGTGCCTCCGAGAGCCTTCACGTGAAGGACTACAAGTATTGATGAAACTAAAAGCTTCTagtgggttttgtgttttgttttggagAGTTAATGGCGGTATGGGGTATAAGGTTGTCCTATTCTCAGGCATAGAGTTAGGgctgtttttcaattttctttattatatgtTTTAGTAGGATGATGCTAGAGTAATAATGCTTGAGTAGCATTTGCCTGGTGAGCTTGGATTTTTCGGTTGGGAACTGCTGATGGATGCTTCtcgtttgtgttttttaaacctttttccTGTTAAACCAAGTTTAATGAATTATTGACTGTCATGCTCCAATTTATTGTGAATGTtgctttactttttttcttgtaattgtATTGGAGGGTTTTGGTTGAATACATATTTGGCTGTTGTCTAAACTTGGACCTATGTAGGTCCATATCTGCACTATTATGTTATGTATAATATTTGAAATCGGTCTTTCCAGCTGGAGTGTGACCAGTTGTAGGTAGAGCACACCACTTTGGTAGAGACTGGGTTTAGAGGATTGTTTTATTGTATGGCTCTCTTCCCCAATAATTAGCGAGTATGCACCTGATACATTCATCAATTGGTAAGttctaaaggtttttttttgtgagcTACTTATGAATGGGGCAAATTGCTAAGAGCTAGAGCCATGAGTAAAATTGAGAGATTAATACGTGAATGGATTAAAGTTCGCCTTTTGATCATGACATCTTTTCCTATTCTGTTTGGTGAAAGAAGCGTTGGTAGCAACATTCTTAGAAAGCAAAGAAACTCTGCATTGACTGTCTTATTCTTTTTCCAATTATTGTGGCCAAAGATAGCAAAGTAACTTGGCTCATTGCCTTGCTGAAACCTCCCTCCATAGCTGATTGAATGGATAGATGGTCGTTCTACTGTTCACTACACTTTCTGGAACCCCATTCTCCTCTGCACTAAAAGTTGCTGTTTGATGAAGTACCTCAATGGAAATCTTGTAAGAACCTCTTTATGATGGCTTCCCTCTCTTAGTGTCTGCTACATCATGGACTCAATTGTACCCTAAAAAGTTGTATTTGGGTGCAACATTCGGTCAACATCAGTATAAATGACTAAAGTAAATTCAATTTGTCTATTGTGCTCATTAATTTCTTCCGAATGCCCAATTAAGAGGGAGACAGACGACAGTGAATCAAATATTCGGATGGAGAaagaatttttcttcttctttcttttaattaatagtAATAGCATTaagtgaaagaagagagaacCAAACATCAAGAAGGGATTTTGAAAGGTTTTCTAGAAGAAGTTTGGCCAAGACAATTTCATGAATCTTTGGTGAAACTGTGAAAAcatttttcaaggaaaaatatTATTCTAGATAGTTTCATGAAAAGAGAGTTTTCCGAGAAAAAgagtttcctttcttttggaGAAGGGATTTCCCAATAAAATGGTTTTTGAAGGCAAAAACATAATTTACATTATGTTTAATTGTAGTTGGGAGAAgggagagaaaggaaaagaggaagggaagggaagggaagggaaagaaaagaaaaatatattttcttttgttgtgtttgaaaaaatataagttttcaCATTTAAATATGGCTTATATTTAGTGTATTATTGCATTGAACATGTTGGGATCTTAACGTCTCCAGTGCAATTGATGCATTAGACACAAACTTTTTCCTTCACATTTAggccccttaaaaaaaaaatagtaacactTTTAAATTATGAGGGGGTATATTAGTAATTTCATAATATAAAAGTCAAAAGTCATCACgtagctctctctcttcccttctCTTATTACACAATTTGGGCAGCTGGGCTATTAGCAAAAAGCTGGGcctcaagaaattttttttttcactccaaATAAGCCCATTTTCGCTTCTCTCATCCTACCAGACCAAGGAAACTAAATCTCTTCCCTCCTCATTTTTTGACAAAAGGGCCCATTTTATATACAATGTGGATAACAAAATTAGCTTCTCCAAAAGTATAGTTAACAAACTAAGTTGAAATAGTAACTATTAAAGATCAAATGGGACTACCACTCTGGGCCTCTGGCTATGGGCCTATGGCTCCATTATTTTGTGATTGCAGGGACCTACTAAGCAGAGCATGAACTATTCTACCACGTCACATCTTTCGTGAAATTAACCGTATCGTAGATAGTCTGGTTAAGAGAGGAGTAATGCAAAGAAATAACCTAGTGGAATATGAACAATATTCTACTTTTGCAATTAATCCCTATATATGGGAtcttttggaaaaaaagaaCTCCCAGAGAGTGTTCCTTAACATCCTTGAATGCTAGACTCTATTCAAAAATGACTAATGGACCAACTTTTGTAACTACTATTTGATCAAATAAAACATCCCCTCTCTCTATGAAAAGGatctattttaaataaaattagtctttgcaccaaaaaaaaaaagaaaaaaaaatctagcttgaaaaattaaattgtcAATAGCCACTTAATATGAGAAGAGTGAAATTAAATTGTCAATAGCCACTTAATATGAGAAGAGTgatgtctcaaaaaaaaaaaaaaaatgagaagagtGATTCTGTAGATGGGTAATCAAACTCAGAGCATTGGCTTCACTAATcaattatttacattccaataTTGTAGCTTTTAAAACTGCAAATAAGACAGCACGAACTTCGGATTTCAAAGGATTTTGCTCCACAATTAGATTTATCTACATAAGAATAACTTCCCTCTTTGTATTTCCCCCAATAGTTGCGTCAAAATTAACTTTCATGTATTGGGTAAGAGGTACCCTCTTACTAATTCTTGCTTTTTGTAATGGACCTTTTTTACAATGTTGGGCTGGACTGCCTCCTGCGGTATTAGGCCAAAAtgttctgagtaagggagtcgGGATTGGTTCAACTGCAATTCactttggtccggcttgtgcacaaATTATGCCCCGTTTGCCAGGCTTTGATCACAGGCCCATGGCAAGTAGAGCTGTTATGGGTAAGTTATGATAGGCAAATATGATAAAGACAATACAAGAAAATGataaacaaaatgaataaaagggAGCGACAAGAGGCAACCTGTAGGCCGATAGTAGAGAAATAAAtgaggaataataataataatggggtTATTGACTTAAAGAGGGGAAAATCAGTCTGCCATGCCAAGTAATGCTGCGGAGTTGAAACCAAGAAGGTAAACCACTTCCTCAATGCGACTAATCTCTCAGGGGaaagaaattaattgctttgaGGGAATGAGCCTGAATGGTTTATGTTTAATGGGGGATCCTCTGTCTTTTTTGATAGAGAGCAGGGCTTTAGAGGGAGGGAGGggatcaacctattggtgcatgcctgccatTCTATATTCTCTATCCTTTATCCTTCATAgtctttcctttatttctttttttctttctccatgttttcttattttgttgtgATACCCTCCTTGAGGTTGCTATTACAGTGTTTTTGTGattgtgatccttgaccctccTCTTGCTTTACTGTGCATGACAAAGCCCCTTTTTTATAGTGCTTGCTGTGActggattttactattttagcctttaacaaCCTTTGTCTGGTTTTGGTGTCCTTGCCAACCACTTACTGGTTTGCCAGCCACCACTACTTACCCGTGCTGGCCGTGACACCAGACAAAGAaggctattttgtttgtttacttgCTATGCTACAGTgtgggtgctctctctctctcttcctatcccttatagcatgcacctagtggtccTAGCTCATCCTTGCTtcctttgggtggtatgtcatcctagCAGGATGTATCCCCTAAAAGAGCTCGAGTAGGAACCCCAgaataggttttcccctctccctACCGCCAGACCATGCTTTCTTACCTCTGACTCATGACCTCACCAcctcctgtattggctgggtacaggttggtgaTGTCTGGGCCTTACGCGTGCTTCACTTTCATGTATATTCGAaatctgcctgctgctcatgcgttcGCCGTGGTCTAGAAACTTGTTTGCACATCCTGCCgcccatccttggcttcttatGGCGTCAACCATTTTCTGGCTTTTCATTCTTTAAAGCCTGCTCCTTTTGGGGCTGGGCTTTTGCTTGGCTATGGGCTTTTCCTCCTTCAGTCCACTCTCTTGTTCTTTTCTGCAGTTTTTGTGTGTCTTGTCGTATTACTCTGCCATTCCTGCCGTGGCGTTATTTGATCCAAACCCACTAGGCCTCTTTAAGCTTGTTGCTTATTCTTCTTTCAATGACTCAGTATAGTCATTTGAGCCTTTTTGGTTAcgttgggcatccttggcccatttacttTCCTTGGGCCCTTTTGGCCATTTTCCTAACTCTGTATTCCCATGGACTTTTACTAACTCCTTTGGGTTTCCCTGACCCAATTACCTTATccttcatccttggggttcatggactttccatcaaccccttactttttttactttcattACTTCAGGCCCGCTgtggcccattctcacttttctacatcacacACTGCCTATGagtttgcttcttctctctttctgggCTCCTTTAGGCCCGTCTACTTCTTCAAGgctcatttgtttatttcatgggccTACAATTCATTATTCCTGCCATTTGGgcttaatgtgtgtgtgtgtgttttttttttttttttctatccacTTACTAACTCTTTTCTGCCCAcgttgttgggcttcttctttctattgggCTTCCAAAAATGATCATCAACACTTTTCTCCACCTACAAATTCCTAAGAAAACAAATGATCAATGTAAACTTTGTTAACATGACAACTTAAAAGCATAGAGTCTAGTACTTCCCTTTGTTCTTGTCATCCAATTATTATCACAACAGATTGCTTCGAATGGGGTAAAGTTCATTCACCTTTTATTTCAGGATTTGTTGACAACCAATTTAACCTAGtctaatatataattaaattttatttcaaagatTTTGATAAGCCATGGTGAATGTGCCcatatgatttttaataatGGTAATGTACGAATAAATGCTCTAGTGTCCTTTCAACTACTCCACATAAGATGCACTCATTTTCTTCtatacttattcttttttttttttttggagtactgACCTTTTTGGAATGACTTGCCATGCTATCTTTAGGCTTTGTTTGGTGAAAGTTGAGGgaagagaaagaagggaaaagaatAGAGAACCATGCTTTTTTTGACAACCATGCTATCTTTTATATGTGTTAATTTGAAAATGGCGAGGGAAGGagaaaagaatagagaaaatttacttctcttttctttgtttggtttgcaaAGGGAAGATAAATGGAAAGAAAAGTGGTATCTTTTACTTTTATATCCTTATGAGGTAAATAGAATAAAGGCATTGAGCAtagttgtcaaaaaaaaaaaaaaaatcacgaaTTATATCATgaattggtttttaatttttctatttcgTATCGTATTGTGATAAGTGAAGTATAAGTGTGTATTCtaaattttgtaggagaaagaggaacaataaaagaaaaaaaaacctatagacatgttattttattaggcTAAATTaattgttggagcattttaatattaaataattaaaatgaataaatgttacaatataaatgtaaagatatgagagtgaatatggaagatgaggagttagtgaaaatgtttaatcctacattgaaaatgagagagactattttattctttttaattgtggtaattaatgggctaacatgaattgttttaaatattgggctagatacgtGCGTAAGGGGGAGGTAAAGGGTGAAGGTAttaaaaatggaaatgaatcagTCTCTTGGATCCTCCTACTTGAT
The sequence above is drawn from the Quercus robur chromosome 7, dhQueRobu3.1, whole genome shotgun sequence genome and encodes:
- the LOC126692059 gene encoding fructose-bisphosphate aldolase 6, cytosolic translates to MSAYQGKYADELCANAAYIGTPGKGILAADESTGTIGKRLSSINVENVEENRRALRELLFTTPGALQYLSGVILFEETLYQKTHDGKPFVNLLKENGVLPGIKVDKGTVELAGTNGETTTQGLDGLAQRCQKYYEAGARFAKWRAVLKIGPTEPSQLAINENANGLARYAIICQENGLVPIVEPEILVDGPHDILKCADVTERVLAAVYKALNDHHVLLEGTLLKPNMVTPGSEAPKVAPEVIAEHTVRALQRTMPAAVPAVVFLSGGQSEEQATVNLNAMNKYKGKKPWTLSFSFGRALQQSTLKAWGGKKENVPKAQAAFLARAKANSEATLGTYKGDATPGEGASESLHVKDYKY